The Balneolaceae bacterium genomic sequence ACTCATTGTCAGGTGATATGCCAACTACTTTATCAAAAGGAAGGTCTGTAATCTTGGCAAGGTGGTCGGCAACGTATTTCTCTTCGTTGTGTAGTATCCCAATACTGGATATTTCAATTCCTCTAAAACTTTCTCCGTCATCCATCAATTCCAAATAGTCATTAACTTCAGCATAGCAATTGCCACAATTTTTTGTATAAATGAAAAAAACAGCTCGAAAGGATAGTTCAGTGTATTGATAATTCAGGTATTTGTTTTTAAGTGTTTCAAATGTATTAACTTGATAATCTGTGCTGTAATGAATTGTGTTGTCCTGAGCTGAGATTGCATAGTTCTTTATCCCTAAGATGATTACACTGTTCCCATAGGACCAGGAAAAGAATGGATAGATTTTTCATAGTACTTGGTAGTGTTAATAGAGAAATATGTATTTAGTAAAAAAATTGTATTCCACGAGCTTTTCAAGAAACCTACATAATTATACTACTTGGGCAATGTTCACAGACAACACACTGAAAGGGAAAGTCATCTTTATCACAGGAGGCGGCAGCGGACTGGGCCTGCAGATGGCCCACACCTTCGCCTCGCTGGGCGCCCACATCGCCATCTGCGGGCGCACCGAATCCAAGCTGGAAAAAGCCGCCGAGCAGATTGACGATGCCGGACCCGGGCAGGTGCGTTACTACACGGCCGACGTGCGCGATTACGAGCGCATAGGAGAGGTGACCCGGGGCATCGTGGAGGAATTCGGGCAGATGGATGGGCTGGTCAACAATGCGGCGGGCAATTTCCTGAGCGCCTCGGAAGACCTCACACCGGGCGGATTCAAGGCGGTGGTGGACATCGTGCTGCACGGTTCCTTCAACTGTACTCACCATTTTGGCAATTATTTGATCGAGGAGGAGCGGCCCGGCAATATTCTCAATATCGTGACCACCTATGCCGAGGGCACCGGTTCGGCTTTTGTGCTGCCCTCCGCCTGCGGCAAGGCGGGCGTGATGGCCATGACCCGGTCGCTGGCCTACGAATGGGCCACCTACGGCATACGGCTGAATGCCATCGCCCCGGGGCCTTTTCCCACCGAAGGGGCCTGGACAAGGCTGGTGCCGGATCCCGATTTTGAAAGCAAATTTCTGAGTCGCATCCCGGCCGGGCGGTATGGCGACCCGGAGGAGCTGGCCAACCTGGCCGCCTTCCTGATGTCGGACATGGCGGAGTATATCACGGGCGAGTGCGTGGTTATCGACGGGGGCGAACGCCTCGGGGCGGGCCAGTTCAATTTTATTGACGGGATGGCGCCCCGCGAGAAACTGAAGGAGTTCTTCCGTTCGATGAAGCCTGACCAGGAATAGAATGCGGGCGTACGGAGGGGGATGGGACTAGCCTATCAGCATGGCCAGACTCAGGATCACGAAGATGAGCGTCAGGTAGAATGCCTGCACCTGCGAAGAGGGACGCTTCAGGTGCATGAGCTGTTTGAAGACGAAGTGATTCAGTCCCAGCTTGTAGTACGGATCAAATAGATTGTCTTTCATGTCGATACCTCACTGCGGTTTTGCTTCCGGCAGTATGGGGGCCTGTTATTCTAATTTTGCGAGTTATTGACCGGGGGGCGCCCCTTCCTGGTCTTCTACTAATGCATGTTACGGCGTTAATATTGTATTTGTTAACAATTTCTTAACATCTAAGATCTCAGGTTCAAGAAATTCAGTTATTTAGGATATGCCTGACAAGACCTTTGCGGGACCCGTTATTCACATCCCATGTTAAGAAATTGTTAAGAAATTGTGCGCGCAGAGGGGTCAGCGCAGGCGCTTGCGTATGCGGTCGACCAGTTTGGCGAGCTTCATCAGGTCGTAGCCGTTGTAGATGGTGGGGCGGCGAAGCTGGATGGCTTTAAGGAAGTGAGATACGGAGAGTTCGGCCGCACGGGTGGCGTCGAAGGAGCGCTTGTCGAAGAAGAGGTGGCCTCCCTCGTTCTCCTTGCCCAGGCGCACCGACTGGTTGTCCACATCGCATTCTGCCAGGCAGGTAAAGTCGGAAGCAAAACGGGTGTGGCGCGGAAGGGAGGAGCAGGTGGTGATGAAGATGTTGGAGGTGGCCCCGCTGTCGAAACGAAGCGACAACTGTACGGCGTGCTGGGCCTCCCCGCCCAGGTTAACCTCGTTGATGTCTAGGTGGTGTACCGTTCCCCGAATCCATTTGAGGCAGAAGGCCAGCTCGTCAATCCATAAAAACTCCGGATCGGTCTCCGTTTCCATGAACTGCGTGTGGCCCATTTCCCTGATCACCTGGATGAACTTGGGACTTTCGATGGATTGCATCATCCACTGCGAAGCGGGCGCTATGCTGGGCCAGTGGGAGAACTGGAGCAGTACGTTGGCCTCCTCGGCTGCGTGGTAAACCTTTTCAACGGCTGCCGTGTCGGTGGGCAGCCTGGAGATGAGAAAGGTGTGGTAGCCTATCTTGATGGCTTCCAGGAGGCGCTCCATCTGCGACTCGCTCTCGTCCAGCAGCAGGCAGGCGTCCACCTCGCCTGCATTTTTTAGGAGGGGGGTGATTACCACTTCGCCGACCGACTTGTGGTGTCGAAGATGCTCTTCCCAGGCGGCGGCTCGCTCGGCGGGGCCGATAATTCCTACTTTCATGGACCGGGTCCCATAGGTTCAGTCTTGAAGTGGAATATATCAGATTCCCGATAGAATACAGAATGGGGGAGGGGGTCTTAGTCGGGCATGACCAGGGCGAGGATGAAATAGAGCAATACCGGGCTTCCCCAGCCCAGGAAGGTGAAGATCACAAAGATGATCCGTACGATGGTAGGATCCCATCCCAGGTACTCGGCGATGCCGCCGCAGACCCCGGCGATCATTCGGTCAGTTGTTGATTTTTTCAGTCTTGCTCCCATGGGAATGGTCCGTAAGGGTTCGGATGATACAGTTTGATGGTAATGGTACGCAGCTTGCAGGCCATTGTTTCACTCCCCTCTCGCGTTCAGATACAGGGAGAGGCCGAAGTAGTAAAAGGGAAACAGAAACGAGCTGTAAACCAGCCATACGGGCGCGCTGTCGAGCAGGATCACCAGGGCCAGAAGCTGGGCAAAGTAGATACCCCCCAGGGCCAGTGTGAGGGTCTGCAGATGGGGCGTGCGGGTGGGATAGACGAAACGCACCGGAAGGAGGGTGACTACAGCGAATATCAGCAGTACCCCCGCGCAGATCTCTGGGGGCAGTTCAAGCAGGTAGAGATAGAGTACCACGATGTTCCAATAGGAGGGAAATCCAGTGAAGAAATGGTCCTCCGATTTGGCATCGGCATGGGAGAACTGCAGGGCGCTGGTCAGCGTGCAGCCCAGTACCACCCAGGCGGGAACCTGCACCACGGCATAGGCCCAGAAAAGTGGCGCTAGGGTCCATGTCACGAAATCGACAATGTTCTCCAGCAGATCGCCGCGGATAAGGGGGGCGTGACGGGATACGTTTATCCGCCGGGCCATCGTGCCATCCACGGAGTCGATGAACACCGCCGCGGCGAGAACCCAGAGCGCCTCCTGGAAATAGCCGTCCAGGGTCAGGATGACGGCCCATAGTCCCAGTGCTGCGCCCGATGCGGTGAGCACGTGCACTCCATATGCTGCAAAACGTGATCCGATAGCTGGTCCGTTGATTAAATCGAGCGAAACACGAAGTCAATAAAATAAAAAAAGCGGAACCTGTGAAGGCCCGCTTCAGGTAAAAGATTGAAAAAGCCCGAGTCAGCGCTCAATTCGAATATCCCGCCGCAAAGTCCGGTAGCCTACCAGGTCGACACGAAGGGTATAGCTGCCGGGCTCCAGGTTGGAGATGTCAAACGTGCCGTCCTCCCCCGTAGCTGTGGCGCGGTCCAGATCGAGGATCATCACATTGGCCATGGGCACACGATTGCCCGTCCGCGCGTCTATCAGCATGCCGCTCACGCGTCCGCTATCCGTATCGAGTTCCTGAAGTTCCAGCTTGGGGGCGCCGGAATCGGCCATATTCTGTCGCTCTAGCCACCGTATGGAGGAGCGGCTGTCCCCGGCGCGGTCCAGGTTCAGGTCGGTTACGTCCGATAGGTCAATGACCCTTGAGTTCTGTTCCATGCCCTCCCCGTCGGGGCGTACGGGCGGAGGCGGTGGCTGTCGTCCGCTGCCGTCCTCCACCGGACCGGTTTGAAGCCGGAAGATAATGGGCAGGGAGAACTGCACGCGCACAGCTTCGCCGCGCTGCCGGCCTGGTCGGAAGCGCGCGTGCTCTTGTATGCCCTCTACGGCTGCTTCGTCAAGCAAGGGGTGGACGCTTCGAACGACCCGAGGTTCCTCCACGCGCCCCTGTCTGTTAACGATAAATTGAATGACCACCTGTCCTTCGATGCTAGCGCGGCGCGCCGTTTCGGGGTAGTCTACACTCGACTGAAGCTCCGCCAGGCCACCTATGAGCTGGGGCTCCTCTTCCACGGCCACAAAATATTCATTTTGCTGTGACGGGGCGCCCGGCGGGGGAGGGGAGACGGAAGATCCCCCCAGCCGGTTTAGGTTGGCCTCGCGGTAACGGCGGAAGGCTTCCCAGTTGGGATAGAAGCCCGAGTGCATGACGGGACGGCCGTTCGACTCGCCCGCTTTGAATTCGAGGTCGTGACGTACGTAGAGGGAGACTTCATCGCGGTCGGCGATAGGCCGCTGCGAGCGCACCACCACCTCCAGTCCGCTGCGGCTGATGGAGAGGGTATTGCCGCTGATGCGTCCCGCCTCCTCCGACTGCGGGAATTCGCGGCCGGAAAAGATGAAGGTGCCGTAGCGTCCCAACGTCAGCGCCCCCACGCCGTCGACCGGACCCGATATGCGGGGGGTGTCGGCGCTGTCGCCGGATGCAGAAATCACCGTAGCCCCGTTTACATCGATGGAGGGATTATCGAGGACGATTTCACCCTCCATCGGCTGTTCATTTGTAGAATTGGAACGCTGCAGGTCGGTGCAGGCCATGATGCCGGTCACGAAGAGGGCGGTGACCATAGTGAGCAGGAGGCTGGATCGCAGGGGCGCGTTGGAGCGATTGTAGGCTTGCATCACTTCGATGCGCCTCTTGAGGGTGTTGGGTTCCACCGACATGCTCACATTGGGCAGGTGCTGGAAAACCGGGCGGGGCGCCAGCTCCAGCAGCAGTTCTGCGTACTTGCGGCGAGAGATGGATGAGTAGGAGAGCACCTCACGGTCGCAGGAGATCTCGCGGTACTCGCGTACTTCCCGGTGCAGCCTGTGTACCATGGGATGAAACCAGAAGAGGGCTTCGGCCAGCAGCAATAGCACATTCAGCGCGTAATCACTGTGCTTGATGTGCGTGAGCTCATGCCGGATGGACATATTTCTCTTTTCCCGCTGGTGTCGCAGGTAGGAGGGAAGCACGATGACCGGTCGCAGGGATCCGAAGGTGAAGGGCACCTCGGTTTCCTCCGAATAGGCCAGGCGCACGCGCCGTACATCCCGGAGCTCGTCGATCTTGGGTGTAAACTGCGTGGAGAGGGGCCGGGAGTCCAGGGAACGGGCGAACTGCCGCAGCCCGAACAGGTTGAGTCCAAGCAGCACTACCTGCCGGATGGAGACGATCAGGATGCCGGCCATCACGAGGCCGATCCAGACCATGGGTTCGCCCCA encodes the following:
- a CDS encoding SDR family oxidoreductase; the encoded protein is MFTDNTLKGKVIFITGGGSGLGLQMAHTFASLGAHIAICGRTESKLEKAAEQIDDAGPGQVRYYTADVRDYERIGEVTRGIVEEFGQMDGLVNNAAGNFLSASEDLTPGGFKAVVDIVLHGSFNCTHHFGNYLIEEERPGNILNIVTTYAEGTGSAFVLPSACGKAGVMAMTRSLAYEWATYGIRLNAIAPGPFPTEGAWTRLVPDPDFESKFLSRIPAGRYGDPEELANLAAFLMSDMAEYITGECVVIDGGERLGAGQFNFIDGMAPREKLKEFFRSMKPDQE
- a CDS encoding CDP-alcohol phosphatidyltransferase family protein — translated: MLTASGAALGLWAVILTLDGYFQEALWVLAAAVFIDSVDGTMARRINVSRHAPLIRGDLLENIVDFVTWTLAPLFWAYAVVQVPAWVVLGCTLTSALQFSHADAKSEDHFFTGFPSYWNIVVLYLYLLELPPEICAGVLLIFAVVTLLPVRFVYPTRTPHLQTLTLALGGIYFAQLLALVILLDSAPVWLVYSSFLFPFYYFGLSLYLNARGE
- a CDS encoding PspC domain-containing protein; amino-acid sequence: MGARLKKSTTDRMIAGVCGGIAEYLGWDPTIVRIIFVIFTFLGWGSPVLLYFILALVMPD
- a CDS encoding TonB family protein — protein: MWEIAGFLSDLGATSLSAYWLPVALWSGLALLVYALLRLRNQSNIAYQYHGRAALLLALPIGLAASFGTSWMQEVMQAAQSELSAKFIVIQSPISLPAVEPAASAPSLGVEWGEPMVWIGLVMAGILIVSIRQVVLLGLNLFGLRQFARSLDSRPLSTQFTPKIDELRDVRRVRLAYSEETEVPFTFGSLRPVIVLPSYLRHQREKRNMSIRHELTHIKHSDYALNVLLLLAEALFWFHPMVHRLHREVREYREISCDREVLSYSSISRRKYAELLLELAPRPVFQHLPNVSMSVEPNTLKRRIEVMQAYNRSNAPLRSSLLLTMVTALFVTGIMACTDLQRSNSTNEQPMEGEIVLDNPSIDVNGATVISASGDSADTPRISGPVDGVGALTLGRYGTFIFSGREFPQSEEAGRISGNTLSISRSGLEVVVRSQRPIADRDEVSLYVRHDLEFKAGESNGRPVMHSGFYPNWEAFRRYREANLNRLGGSSVSPPPPGAPSQQNEYFVAVEEEPQLIGGLAELQSSVDYPETARRASIEGQVVIQFIVNRQGRVEEPRVVRSVHPLLDEAAVEGIQEHARFRPGRQRGEAVRVQFSLPIIFRLQTGPVEDGSGRQPPPPPVRPDGEGMEQNSRVIDLSDVTDLNLDRAGDSRSSIRWLERQNMADSGAPKLELQELDTDSGRVSGMLIDARTGNRVPMANVMILDLDRATATGEDGTFDISNLEPGSYTLRVDLVGYRTLRRDIRIER